In a genomic window of Thermogemmata fonticola:
- a CDS encoding universal stress protein — protein sequence MKPIRRILVPTDFGECSAPALRLAAFLAEQLHAELILLHVVQDIALALPDAVMPTPVPAPDLAEMIEAGKQGLANLIRSEHLEHLHPQIEIRVGSPVAEIVAAAKDLQADLLCIGTHGRTGLAHLILGSQAERILREAPCPVLTVKPASAATN from the coding sequence ATGAAACCCATCCGCCGCATTCTCGTGCCGACAGACTTTGGGGAATGTTCCGCACCCGCCCTGCGTTTGGCCGCTTTCCTCGCCGAACAACTCCATGCCGAATTGATCCTGTTGCATGTGGTCCAAGATATCGCATTGGCCCTGCCAGATGCTGTCATGCCGACGCCCGTCCCTGCTCCCGATCTCGCCGAAATGATTGAAGCAGGCAAACAGGGGCTGGCCAACTTGATCCGTTCGGAACATCTGGAACATCTCCATCCGCAGATAGAAATCCGGGTCGGCTCTCCTGTGGCCGAAATCGTAGCCGCCGCCAAAGACCTTCAGGCCGACTTGCTTTGCATCGGCACCCATGGGCGCACCGGCCTCGCTCATCTCATCCTCGGCTCCCAAGCGGAGCGGATCCTCCGCGAGGCCCCTTGTCCGGTTCTGACCGTCAAACCCGCCAGTGCTGCCACCAACTAA
- a CDS encoding aminotransferase class IV, which yields MSLLWVDGELVDKREAAVHPCDHGFLYGDGVRIGWRFSQGQAVFLPEHIEDLLAAAAEQELPLPYSRDEIREAVANTIAANGRPSGYGHIIVTRGMGGFGPDPRKLDPHLLIWAEEYWPFPPELVQGGLHAAIATVPAHDPRLLGNPYLVRAKITALKQGCLEAVLSNRLGEICGTTEGALFFRQGAEWYFPATQIADPHARMAIDWFQRNGYPLISCPVQHGRLFDAEEAVLVGASAGVVPIVRIQGREVGNGQPGATTRQLQGWWRQQVHGE from the coding sequence ATGTCCCTATTGTGGGTGGATGGGGAATTGGTGGACAAGCGGGAAGCTGCGGTCCATCCCTGTGATCACGGCTTTCTTTACGGCGATGGGGTTCGGATCGGCTGGCGCTTTAGTCAAGGCCAAGCCGTCTTTCTCCCGGAGCATATCGAGGACCTGTTGGCTGCCGCGGCGGAGCAGGAACTGCCCCTTCCCTATTCTCGTGACGAAATTCGAGAGGCTGTCGCCAATACGATAGCAGCCAATGGGCGCCCCAGCGGGTATGGTCATATCATTGTCACTCGCGGGATGGGCGGTTTTGGCCCGGACCCGCGCAAACTGGACCCCCATCTGTTGATCTGGGCTGAGGAATACTGGCCGTTTCCTCCGGAATTGGTGCAAGGGGGCCTTCACGCTGCCATCGCTACCGTACCGGCTCATGACCCCCGATTGTTGGGCAATCCGTATTTGGTGCGTGCGAAGATCACCGCCTTGAAACAGGGTTGCCTGGAGGCCGTCTTGAGCAATCGCTTGGGCGAGATTTGCGGAACAACGGAAGGCGCTTTATTCTTCCGTCAAGGTGCGGAGTGGTATTTTCCAGCGACACAGATAGCTGACCCTCATGCCCGCATGGCAATAGACTGGTTCCAACGGAATGGTTATCCGCTGATTTCTTGCCCTGTGCAGCATGGGCGGTTATTTGACGCCGAGGAGGCCGTGCTAGTCGGTGCCTCAGCGGGAGTCGTTCCAATCGTTCGGATTCAAGGAAGAGAGGTGGGGAATGGACAACCAGGTGCGACCACCCGGCAATTGCAGGGATGGTGGCGGCAGCAGGTCCATGGAGAGTAG
- a CDS encoding glycosyltransferase family 87 protein, with protein MAMVPTSNASDGPTWYERVVRHRGCLAALWGVCFLAAGTVLHLAWHTFDDAAGSPPERCRADGNCGHAQIDFGGQWVMGRMIVTGRGRQLYHRQQQWLVVQEGFDPKNEPAVIREQVLLPPHARRHLEPEDDVRHDAEKLMSWFMGEDAAAWSYAGGAVGATLAVAPQSPVPLWHPLLLQAAQETLTPQRRAELEKPAIGGPLYPPIHALLYAPLGLLPPQIAYRLFQVLALLLVFLAGRAASRLTHGWIPWPMAVLGLLFYPGTRAALDLGQNPTVTLNLLLWGWLAFCRKREVAAGVLWGCLAFKPVWAVAFLLVPLLMRRWIFLLSMIATGLGWILITLPVVGLQCWWDWLEVGKLATALYCVNDNWIHLSRDLHGIPRRILHDFSAPSHLRDTILAQVLAWTLWGTVLLATMTVYLGFAQPRRTVGIGAAFLLLGAWMGCYRFMYYDVLLTALPIVVLLADRRRWFPSQHYILMPAVSSASLTVPTAPLASGIPASANMAWRIYINSFPLTILGLLYLVENILMGLNLQATFALGYSADIVTQNDGTTALRAPQLTTATGIRYPWDTALLFLLWLWCGVQLLRGKERRES; from the coding sequence ATGGCCATGGTGCCGACGTCCAACGCTTCGGATGGACCCACGTGGTATGAGCGGGTGGTGAGACACCGTGGGTGCCTCGCGGCGCTCTGGGGCGTTTGTTTCCTCGCGGCGGGTACGGTATTGCATTTGGCTTGGCACACTTTCGACGATGCGGCCGGATCTCCCCCTGAACGTTGCCGGGCGGACGGCAACTGCGGGCATGCCCAAATCGATTTCGGCGGCCAATGGGTGATGGGTCGCATGATTGTCACGGGGCGGGGCCGCCAGCTTTATCACCGCCAGCAGCAGTGGCTCGTGGTCCAAGAGGGCTTCGATCCGAAAAACGAACCCGCCGTCATCCGCGAACAAGTCCTCCTGCCGCCCCACGCTCGCCGTCATCTGGAACCTGAGGACGACGTTCGCCACGATGCGGAAAAACTGATGAGCTGGTTTATGGGGGAGGATGCCGCCGCTTGGAGTTATGCCGGCGGAGCGGTGGGAGCTACGTTGGCAGTCGCCCCACAATCCCCCGTGCCGCTATGGCATCCTCTACTCCTGCAAGCGGCGCAGGAGACCCTAACCCCTCAACGGCGGGCAGAACTAGAAAAGCCGGCCATCGGCGGCCCCCTTTACCCTCCCATCCATGCCCTGCTCTACGCCCCTTTGGGCCTCCTGCCGCCTCAGATCGCCTATCGCCTGTTTCAGGTCCTGGCCCTGCTCCTCGTCTTCCTGGCGGGGCGAGCGGCGAGCCGACTGACCCACGGCTGGATTCCTTGGCCGATGGCGGTGCTCGGACTGTTGTTCTATCCCGGCACGCGGGCCGCCCTGGATTTGGGGCAAAATCCTACCGTCACCTTGAACCTTCTCCTGTGGGGCTGGCTCGCCTTCTGCCGCAAGCGGGAAGTGGCGGCGGGTGTCTTGTGGGGGTGCCTGGCATTCAAGCCCGTATGGGCGGTGGCTTTCCTTCTTGTGCCTCTGTTAATGAGGCGCTGGATATTCCTTTTGTCCATGATCGCCACCGGTTTAGGCTGGATTCTCATCACGTTGCCGGTGGTGGGGCTGCAATGCTGGTGGGACTGGCTGGAGGTCGGCAAGCTCGCCACCGCCTTGTATTGTGTCAACGACAACTGGATCCACTTGAGCCGGGACCTACATGGCATTCCCCGACGGATTCTTCACGACTTCTCCGCGCCTTCGCATCTGCGGGACACAATCCTGGCCCAGGTCCTGGCCTGGACCCTCTGGGGCACTGTTCTACTTGCGACGATGACGGTGTACCTCGGATTTGCCCAACCCCGACGCACTGTGGGAATAGGAGCAGCCTTCCTGCTCCTAGGCGCCTGGATGGGTTGCTACCGCTTCATGTACTATGACGTTCTCTTGACAGCTCTCCCCATAGTCGTGTTGCTGGCGGATCGTCGCCGTTGGTTCCCCAGCCAGCACTATATTCTTATGCCCGCCGTCTCTTCAGCGTCGCTCACCGTACCAACAGCCCCCTTGGCGTCTGGTATCCCCGCCAGCGCGAATATGGCATGGCGGATTTACATCAACTCTTTTCCCCTCACGATCCTGGGATTGCTCTATTTGGTGGAAAACATCCTGATGGGGCTGAACCTGCAAGCCACATTTGCCCTGGGTTATTCCGCGGACATCGTGACACAGAACGACGGTACCACAGCGCTCCGCGCTCCCCAACTGACGACGGCGACGGGAATCCGCTACCCCTGGGATACGGCATTGCTGTTTCTCCTGTGGCTGTGGTGTGGTGTACAATTGCTGCGCGGCAAAGAGCGGAGGGAATCCTGA
- a CDS encoding carboxylesterase family protein, with protein sequence MNRNLAGRYGATVTLVLSLGLLGTAQEQKPADSPIKTGFVERVFKNANGTESPYVVFIPHDYDGSKAYPVILFLHGAGETKDPTGKKASGKMPVEVGIGPAIKKREKTFAFIVVIPRAEGFGWGANTANGKRAMAILDEVMKDYKVDPQRQYLTGLSMGGMGTWSLAVAHPDRWAAIVPICGRGDPSAAGKIKHLPCWCFHGDADKAVPVSGSRDMIEALRKAGGTPKYTEYPGVGHNCWDRAYNTEELYQWLLEQKRK encoded by the coding sequence ATGAACCGTAACTTGGCAGGCCGTTATGGTGCAACGGTTACACTGGTGTTGAGTCTGGGGCTATTGGGGACAGCGCAGGAGCAGAAACCTGCCGACTCGCCGATCAAGACCGGTTTTGTCGAGCGGGTTTTCAAGAACGCCAACGGGACGGAATCTCCATATGTGGTTTTCATTCCGCATGACTACGATGGCAGCAAGGCTTATCCTGTGATCCTGTTCCTCCATGGAGCGGGCGAGACGAAAGACCCGACGGGCAAGAAGGCCTCCGGAAAAATGCCGGTGGAAGTCGGGATTGGTCCGGCGATCAAGAAGCGCGAGAAGACCTTCGCCTTCATCGTGGTGATTCCGCGGGCGGAAGGGTTCGGTTGGGGAGCCAACACCGCCAACGGCAAGCGGGCCATGGCGATTCTGGATGAGGTGATGAAGGATTACAAAGTCGATCCGCAGCGGCAGTACCTGACGGGCCTGTCGATGGGCGGGATGGGGACTTGGAGTCTGGCGGTGGCCCATCCAGACCGTTGGGCGGCTATTGTTCCCATCTGCGGACGGGGCGATCCCTCGGCGGCGGGCAAGATCAAGCATCTGCCCTGCTGGTGCTTCCATGGGGATGCGGATAAAGCCGTGCCGGTGTCCGGTTCGCGGGATATGATTGAAGCCCTGCGCAAAGCCGGCGGCACGCCCAAATATACAGAATATCCGGGTGTAGGCCACAACTGCTGGGATCGCGCCTACAACACCGAAGAACTGTATCAATGGCTTTTGGAACAAAAACGAAAGTGA
- a CDS encoding Gfo/Idh/MocA family protein, protein MSDVVHRREFLAVSAAAGAAVALPAASYARIQGANEKLRIAFLGVGGRCQQHIDVILQMQKEGKGVEPFAVCDVWDGDPELGNKKGRGLYPSAKRCGIPLDAGKDRVSKDYRTILDNKNVDVVCIATPDHWHARMAIDAMERGKDVYLEKPMTRTIAEAHLVVDTAQKTGRTVTIGVQSMADPTWQAAYDYIKAGNIGHVFQGQTSYYRNYIGGQWRYYPLKKEMTPQTIDWRMFLGCDFECAGERLGPTPEEMPFDRALWAQWRCYWPFGGGMFTDLFVHQTTHLIAAMGVRYPARVVGAGGIYLEYDGRDVPDTATVVADYDEGCQLIISATMCNDTQLGEMIRGRLATIKFVGGGDYLQGFEVYAQNIQGGPAKPMQNLGEPIYVFKNPRRGNATYDLWEDFLAHCRMNDKVKRRQTLSTPELGAAAFTTVNLGVQSYRSGKVFFWDKEKRQAREADASWAARWEERSKKRGKPNNIIGWEGGDKGNILVPPPYQKLEGLWINGKDPAGS, encoded by the coding sequence ATGAGTGATGTTGTGCATCGGCGCGAGTTTTTAGCGGTCAGTGCGGCCGCGGGAGCTGCCGTGGCGCTGCCAGCAGCCAGTTATGCCCGCATCCAGGGCGCTAATGAGAAATTGCGCATTGCCTTCCTCGGTGTGGGCGGACGCTGCCAGCAACACATCGACGTCATCTTGCAAATGCAGAAAGAGGGCAAAGGGGTGGAACCATTTGCCGTGTGCGATGTCTGGGATGGGGATCCGGAGCTGGGCAACAAGAAAGGGCGGGGTCTTTATCCCAGTGCCAAGCGTTGCGGCATACCTCTTGATGCAGGCAAGGACCGTGTATCCAAGGATTATCGCACCATCCTCGACAACAAAAACGTAGATGTCGTCTGCATTGCGACGCCGGACCATTGGCATGCCCGCATGGCTATCGATGCGATGGAGCGCGGTAAGGATGTCTATCTGGAAAAACCCATGACCCGCACCATTGCGGAAGCCCACCTCGTGGTGGATACGGCTCAAAAGACTGGGCGCACAGTGACCATCGGCGTACAGTCCATGGCGGACCCCACATGGCAAGCGGCTTATGACTACATCAAAGCGGGAAACATCGGCCATGTTTTCCAGGGGCAAACCAGCTACTACAGGAACTACATCGGGGGCCAATGGCGCTACTATCCGCTCAAAAAGGAGATGACCCCCCAAACAATTGATTGGCGGATGTTCCTCGGCTGCGACTTTGAATGTGCTGGAGAGCGCCTCGGCCCAACGCCCGAAGAGATGCCCTTCGACCGTGCCCTGTGGGCCCAATGGCGCTGCTACTGGCCCTTTGGCGGCGGCATGTTCACCGACCTGTTCGTGCACCAGACCACCCACCTCATTGCCGCAATGGGTGTCCGCTATCCGGCACGCGTGGTGGGCGCGGGCGGCATCTACCTGGAGTACGACGGCCGCGATGTTCCCGACACCGCCACGGTGGTCGCCGACTATGACGAAGGCTGCCAACTGATCATTTCCGCCACGATGTGTAACGACACACAATTGGGAGAGATGATCCGCGGGCGGCTAGCCACGATCAAATTCGTCGGCGGCGGCGACTACCTGCAAGGCTTCGAGGTGTACGCCCAGAACATCCAGGGCGGACCGGCCAAGCCGATGCAAAACTTGGGCGAGCCGATCTATGTCTTCAAGAATCCGCGCCGCGGTAACGCCACTTACGATCTGTGGGAGGACTTCCTGGCCCACTGCCGCATGAATGACAAAGTCAAGCGCCGTCAGACTCTCAGCACCCCGGAGTTGGGAGCAGCCGCTTTCACCACGGTCAACTTAGGCGTGCAGAGCTATCGTTCCGGCAAAGTCTTCTTCTGGGACAAGGAAAAGCGCCAGGCACGGGAAGCGGATGCCTCATGGGCCGCTCGCTGGGAGGAACGCAGCAAAAAGCGCGGCAAGCCCAACAACATCATCGGTTGGGAAGGCGGGGATAAGGGCAACATCCTCGTGCCACCGCCCTATCAGAAGCTGGAAGGACTGTGGATCAACGGTAAAGACCCCGCCGGTTCGTGA
- the dapF gene encoding diaminopimelate epimerase, which translates to MRFVKMHGLGNDYIYVDCTHSPPPSKPEELSRRISDRHFGVGSDGLILICPSERADVRMRIFNADGSEAEMCGNGIRCLAKYVYDHGLVRKRSLRVETGRGVLEVELEVGAEGRVERVTVNMGPPILRAEEIPTTLAGEPPREAPVTVAGRTFAVTAVSMGNPHAVIYVEPEFLKSDSPGDAVAEWGSRLEVAPEFPRRVNVHFVQVQSPHEVTMRTWERGSGLTLACGTGACAVCVAGVVTGRTQRRLRAHLPGGDLDLHWSEADNCVYMTGPAVEVFEGVWPD; encoded by the coding sequence ATGAGATTCGTCAAGATGCACGGCCTGGGAAACGATTACATCTATGTCGATTGCACGCACAGTCCGCCGCCTTCCAAACCGGAGGAATTGAGCCGGCGTATCAGCGATCGCCATTTCGGCGTCGGTTCCGATGGCTTGATCCTGATCTGTCCTTCGGAACGTGCGGACGTGCGCATGCGCATTTTCAATGCAGATGGTTCTGAAGCTGAGATGTGCGGCAACGGGATTCGCTGCCTCGCCAAATATGTTTACGATCACGGTCTGGTGCGGAAACGATCGCTGCGCGTTGAAACGGGCCGGGGAGTTCTGGAGGTGGAATTGGAAGTCGGTGCTGAGGGCCGCGTGGAGCGCGTGACGGTGAACATGGGTCCGCCGATCCTCCGTGCCGAGGAGATTCCGACGACCTTAGCGGGGGAACCGCCGCGCGAGGCCCCCGTAACTGTGGCGGGGCGAACATTTGCTGTCACCGCGGTGTCCATGGGAAACCCGCATGCCGTGATCTATGTGGAACCTGAGTTCCTCAAGTCAGACAGCCCGGGGGATGCTGTGGCGGAGTGGGGTTCCCGTCTAGAAGTCGCACCCGAATTCCCGCGGCGAGTGAATGTACACTTCGTGCAGGTGCAATCCCCGCATGAAGTCACGATGCGCACATGGGAACGAGGGAGCGGCCTGACCTTAGCTTGCGGCACGGGGGCCTGTGCGGTCTGTGTCGCTGGGGTAGTCACAGGGCGGACGCAGCGCCGACTCCGTGCTCATCTCCCTGGCGGCGATCTGGACCTGCACTGGTCGGAGGCAGACAACTGCGTGTACATGACAGGACCCGCGGTCGAAGTCTTCGAGGGAGTTTGGCCGGACTGA
- a CDS encoding glycerate kinase type-2 family protein, which produces MSRADAETIWWAGVRAVDPGRLVEQALAQERNWHGARRILVVGAGKAGAGMAAGVERALADCLDRVSGIVNVPAGTFAPLRRIRLHPARPPGVNEPRPEGVAGSEEMLQLLSTAGPDDVALCLLSGGGSALLPAPAPGITLDEKVAVTRLLHRCGASIMEMNCVRKHLSRIKGGQLAQAFRGQRLLTLIISDVVGDPVDVIASGPTVPDPTTFADACQILERYGLWMQVPASVRQYLEAGRRGEIPDTPKSLPPSIDCRIVGNNRLALNSARHQALALGYSVLDCGAFIEGETRSVAQVCAGLIRSICRDGQPLSPPACILLGGETTVTLGPTSGLGGRNQEFVLALCGYLDPQDMRRVTLLSGGTDGEDGPTDAAGAVADLTIWQKAAELGLRWQECLQQHNSYHFWKQSGGLLMTGLTGTNVMDLRVLLVHALQ; this is translated from the coding sequence ATGAGCCGTGCTGACGCCGAAACCATCTGGTGGGCCGGTGTCCGGGCCGTGGATCCCGGACGTTTGGTGGAACAGGCCCTGGCCCAGGAAAGGAACTGGCACGGAGCCAGGCGCATCCTGGTGGTGGGTGCGGGCAAGGCCGGAGCGGGGATGGCCGCGGGAGTCGAGCGGGCACTGGCCGACTGCTTGGATCGGGTCAGTGGCATTGTGAATGTTCCGGCGGGTACTTTTGCCCCTTTGCGACGCATCCGCTTGCACCCCGCCCGCCCTCCTGGCGTAAATGAACCACGCCCGGAAGGCGTCGCCGGCTCAGAAGAAATGCTTCAGCTTCTCAGTACTGCGGGTCCTGACGATGTCGCCCTCTGCCTGCTGTCCGGAGGCGGCTCGGCCCTGCTTCCCGCTCCCGCTCCAGGGATCACGTTGGATGAGAAAGTGGCTGTCACCCGGCTTCTGCACCGATGCGGAGCCAGCATCATGGAGATGAACTGCGTCCGCAAACATTTGTCCCGGATCAAAGGCGGGCAACTCGCCCAAGCCTTCCGCGGGCAGCGCCTCCTCACCCTCATCATTTCTGATGTCGTCGGGGATCCTGTCGATGTGATCGCCTCTGGCCCCACTGTGCCCGACCCCACGACCTTCGCCGATGCCTGCCAGATTTTGGAACGTTACGGCCTTTGGATGCAAGTGCCCGCTTCCGTCCGGCAATATCTGGAGGCAGGACGGCGCGGAGAAATTCCTGACACGCCCAAGTCTCTCCCGCCTTCCATCGATTGCCGGATTGTCGGGAACAATCGCCTGGCGTTGAACAGTGCTAGGCATCAGGCCTTGGCCCTCGGCTACTCGGTCCTGGATTGCGGCGCTTTCATCGAAGGAGAAACTCGCTCCGTGGCTCAAGTTTGCGCCGGGTTGATTCGCAGCATCTGCCGGGATGGGCAGCCGTTATCGCCGCCCGCTTGTATCCTGCTAGGCGGTGAAACAACGGTGACTTTGGGTCCTACGTCCGGTCTAGGTGGACGAAACCAGGAATTTGTCTTAGCTCTGTGTGGCTACCTCGATCCTCAGGACATGCGTCGGGTTACCCTGCTGAGCGGCGGAACGGATGGCGAGGATGGTCCGACCGATGCCGCCGGAGCGGTGGCGGACCTGACTATTTGGCAAAAAGCCGCTGAACTCGGCCTCCGCTGGCAAGAGTGCCTGCAACAGCATAACTCCTACCACTTCTGGAAACAATCCGGCGGATTGCTCATGACGGGCCTGACGGGCACCAACGTCATGGACCTGCGTGTCCTACTCGTGCATGCCCTCCAATAA
- a CDS encoding lysophospholipid acyltransferase family protein has product MRIRHPGVLRIIGWCGARLVRTLSATLHFDYTLLGPPETDPRLPGPQRYIYALWHEHFLIPIVRFSDAPLTVLVSRHRDGELLGYLFARTHMEVVRGSTRRGAVAATLGLLEAARKGRHLALTPDGPRGPRRTVQPGILYLASRTGWPIVPLGIGFQKVWRMPSWDCFVVPRPFTRVRCIVGAPLSIPPCLPREQFPLYAARLRQTLNHLCAQARLWAKHRLDPATHSPLEQRKHPRWISWNISQTPVTVS; this is encoded by the coding sequence ATGAGGATCCGTCATCCCGGTGTACTCCGCATAATCGGCTGGTGTGGGGCGAGATTGGTCCGTACCCTGTCAGCCACTCTGCACTTCGATTACACGCTGTTGGGACCTCCGGAAACAGACCCTCGCCTGCCGGGACCCCAACGCTACATTTACGCCCTCTGGCACGAGCATTTCCTCATCCCGATCGTTCGCTTTTCCGATGCTCCGCTCACAGTGCTGGTCAGCCGCCATCGGGATGGAGAACTGCTGGGATACTTGTTCGCCCGGACCCACATGGAAGTGGTGCGGGGTTCGACCCGCCGGGGCGCCGTGGCTGCGACGCTAGGCCTGTTGGAAGCAGCGCGGAAGGGGCGTCATCTGGCCCTCACCCCCGATGGACCGCGTGGACCTCGCCGCACGGTGCAACCGGGCATTCTTTACTTGGCCTCCCGCACCGGCTGGCCCATCGTTCCCTTGGGTATCGGCTTCCAGAAAGTGTGGCGTATGCCCAGTTGGGATTGTTTCGTCGTACCCCGGCCTTTCACCCGCGTCCGCTGTATCGTGGGCGCACCGCTTTCCATCCCGCCCTGTTTGCCGCGGGAGCAATTCCCCCTCTACGCCGCCCGACTCCGCCAGACCCTCAATCATCTCTGCGCTCAAGCCCGCCTGTGGGCGAAACACCGCCTCGATCCCGCGACGCATTCGCCCCTGGAGCAGCGAAAACATCCCCGCTGGATATCCTGGAACATCTCCCAAACTCCCGTTACGGTATCCTAA
- a CDS encoding ArnT family glycosyltransferase, producing the protein MSAEQRFRLPLSALDRFWRSQGAIYPLLLATVVTTCNAAKPVVIDDTAYLLYARHIAQHPLDPYGFTIFWYDQPESAFEVLAPPVYLYWLAAGWQLFGDQIVWLKLWTWPWLILLAYGLRSILRYFAGSAEGWMLAVLMLSPAILPAVNLMLDVPAYALGVTALAVWCRAGHMDWRGGAWFLALMAGALLGLAMQTKYTLLTFVPVLLLGQLPRRRWSLTLAASFTAIAIFLAWEGFCLVRYGNSHFWYHASSQAHSSLWEQWQAKAALTGPLLGYWGYFGAAIGLIVVLRLGLPRRPVYCAACFWLVGALLASCVPEHFLLLSDQLSLPVLFWQVAGCCSGIVIVLGLLALAFSPAADPAEQKLSRFLVLWWGVELAGYYLLTPFGAARRLIGLTLVTHLAAARLYSQGGELPRYLLLSWENAKQALAVQGPHRLPVLLAALSLVAGGAIAAVDLLDAQAEKWCVEQAAAVLQELPERNCSRIWFAGHWGFQYYAQRLGWEHIVPGSSHIRPEDFAVLPVPPKPGILHRPHIGSIPILLPEGNYDTVAEVIWDDPIAAQTIPNYYGGSVALIGRSHPRLRVVVARLRSDWYP; encoded by the coding sequence ATGAGTGCCGAGCAGAGGTTTAGACTTCCACTCTCCGCTTTGGACCGCTTTTGGCGAAGCCAAGGGGCCATCTACCCCCTCCTGCTCGCCACAGTGGTGACCACATGCAACGCCGCCAAGCCCGTGGTCATTGACGATACAGCTTATCTCCTCTACGCCCGGCACATTGCCCAGCATCCCCTCGACCCCTACGGCTTTACCATTTTCTGGTACGATCAACCGGAGTCTGCTTTCGAGGTCTTGGCTCCCCCCGTCTATCTCTACTGGCTGGCTGCGGGCTGGCAGTTGTTCGGGGACCAAATCGTCTGGCTGAAACTGTGGACCTGGCCGTGGCTCATCCTTCTGGCGTATGGTTTGCGATCCATACTCCGATATTTCGCTGGGTCAGCAGAAGGCTGGATGCTCGCGGTTTTGATGCTGTCCCCCGCGATCCTTCCTGCGGTCAACCTGATGCTGGATGTACCGGCCTATGCCCTCGGTGTCACGGCGCTGGCAGTCTGGTGCCGGGCTGGCCATATGGATTGGCGCGGGGGAGCATGGTTTCTGGCTCTGATGGCGGGAGCACTTTTGGGTCTGGCCATGCAAACCAAGTACACCTTGCTCACCTTCGTGCCGGTGCTTCTTCTGGGGCAACTCCCCCGACGCCGCTGGTCGCTCACCCTAGCAGCGAGTTTCACGGCTATTGCCATCTTTCTCGCCTGGGAAGGGTTCTGCCTCGTCCGTTATGGCAACTCACACTTCTGGTACCACGCCTCCAGTCAAGCTCACAGCAGCCTGTGGGAGCAGTGGCAGGCGAAGGCCGCACTCACGGGACCGCTGCTGGGATATTGGGGATATTTCGGGGCTGCCATCGGGCTGATCGTTGTCCTCCGTTTGGGATTACCTCGCCGCCCGGTGTATTGCGCTGCCTGTTTTTGGCTGGTCGGTGCACTGCTCGCCAGTTGTGTCCCGGAACATTTTCTCCTCCTTTCAGACCAGTTGTCCCTCCCCGTGCTGTTTTGGCAGGTGGCGGGGTGTTGCTCCGGCATTGTCATCGTGTTAGGTCTACTAGCCCTCGCCTTTTCCCCCGCGGCAGACCCAGCGGAGCAAAAACTTTCGCGTTTTCTCGTGTTGTGGTGGGGTGTGGAACTAGCAGGCTATTATCTGTTGACGCCGTTCGGGGCAGCCCGGCGGCTTATAGGACTGACCCTGGTCACTCACTTAGCGGCGGCCCGCCTTTATTCCCAGGGCGGGGAATTACCACGATACCTGCTTCTATCTTGGGAAAATGCCAAGCAGGCGCTTGCGGTCCAAGGCCCTCACCGACTGCCCGTGCTTCTGGCGGCCCTGTCCCTGGTGGCGGGCGGGGCCATTGCTGCCGTCGATTTGCTGGATGCTCAAGCGGAAAAGTGGTGCGTCGAACAAGCGGCGGCAGTTTTACAGGAACTTCCTGAGCGCAACTGCAGTCGCATCTGGTTCGCCGGACATTGGGGCTTTCAATACTACGCTCAGCGGCTAGGCTGGGAACACATTGTGCCCGGTTCGTCCCACATCCGACCGGAGGATTTCGCAGTCTTGCCTGTTCCTCCCAAACCGGGGATATTGCACCGCCCGCATATCGGGAGTATTCCGATCCTCTTGCCTGAGGGAAATTACGACACTGTTGCGGAAGTCATTTGGGACGATCCCATCGCTGCCCAAACGATTCCGAATTACTACGGCGGCAGTGTGGCCCTGATCGGGAGAAGCCATCCTCGTTTGCGGGTGGTGGTAGCCCGTCTTCGGAGCGACTGGTATCCTTGA